One window of Siniperca chuatsi isolate FFG_IHB_CAS linkage group LG15, ASM2008510v1, whole genome shotgun sequence genomic DNA carries:
- the oip5 gene encoding protein Mis18-beta isoform X2 produces the protein MESGHKGEMANCIYSSLKCRGCHSAVGKVIHSAPSRLAMARSIFLLYKANISCYILNSSSMVKASTLTFDLKPFRESMNEVRQQFEAQLDQMAHIKSRLADRSVTSELDI, from the exons ATGGAATCAGGACATAAAGGGGAAATGGCTAATTg cATCTACAGTTCTCTGAAATGTCGCGGCTGCCACTCTGCTGTGGGGAAAGTTATTCACTCGGCCCCGTCGCGTTTGGCCATGGCTCGCTCCATCTTTCTCCTCTACAAAGCAAACATCAGTTG TTACATCCTCAACAGCAGCTCAATGGTGAAAGCATCCACACTTACATTTGATCTGAAGCCCTTCAGAGAAAGCATGAATGAG GTGAGACAGCAGTTTGAAGCACAGTTGGATCAGATGGCACACATTAAGAGCAGACTGGCCGACAGGAGTGTTACCAGTGAATTGGACATTTAG
- the oip5 gene encoding protein Mis18-beta isoform X1: MEFDESLLIQRTGNVKVATEAEHKQRMTFHCQKCNTVLGDSLGVCGEIKCMDSIMCLIVTNDVVIGDAMESGHKGEMANCIYSSLKCRGCHSAVGKVIHSAPSRLAMARSIFLLYKANISCYILNSSSMVKASTLTFDLKPFRESMNEVRQQFEAQLDQMAHIKSRLADRSVTSELDI; encoded by the exons atgGAATTTGACGAGAGCCTCTTAATCCAACGTACCGGCAATGTAAAGGTGGCCACAGAGGCAGAGCACAAACAGCGGATGACTTTCCACTGTCAGAAGTGCAACACTGTTTTGGGGGACTCCCTCGGCGTCTGTGGGGAGATTAAATGTATGGACTCTATCATGTGTCTAA TAGTAACCAATGATGTGGTCATCGGTGACGCAATGGAATCAGGACATAAAGGGGAAATGGCTAATTg cATCTACAGTTCTCTGAAATGTCGCGGCTGCCACTCTGCTGTGGGGAAAGTTATTCACTCGGCCCCGTCGCGTTTGGCCATGGCTCGCTCCATCTTTCTCCTCTACAAAGCAAACATCAGTTG TTACATCCTCAACAGCAGCTCAATGGTGAAAGCATCCACACTTACATTTGATCTGAAGCCCTTCAGAGAAAGCATGAATGAG GTGAGACAGCAGTTTGAAGCACAGTTGGATCAGATGGCACACATTAAGAGCAGACTGGCCGACAGGAGTGTTACCAGTGAATTGGACATTTAG
- the nusap1 gene encoding nucleolar and spindle-associated protein 1 isoform X1 has translation MDLDSMKYAELRSLAKELGLKANMKADKLLKAIKQHYQQEKNKEEGGQGQEKDAAVVQEDENATQDSTQENKDTSCKEEVSSPTVFVNTRRGKGNGTKRKISDTASVTECDAKLPPRAAEGDTVAASIEPCGARGAKKRKVSSTKDSDKTEPPKEPQATGSEQQPDIKDEAPVHSDTENAPKVTKAGKIPRYQRLQQKNKPSLKPVTPNFKKLHEAHFNKMESIDSYVQRKTKQMDTYRSSVKELKKLSDKTKLQQVDGKTQVVSITTCSSTIVQTLQLQYINYLPEYTEGDDLYAYILQKANPSRASMFSPVLLNKRAAEDKRRHTLLSASKVPPNKPAGKEVVLFRPSVLSTRRINVRFSEVTHDNEHKRSLLKTPARMSPCVTSSTPQKPTADGGKPKNVKTSTFSATKTPGPFIFTGNTSTSTTPGTQKSNFDLKASLSRPLTYKPHTGKLKPFGEAKENTAGNKSLISNSHQKNYKQHQVQTRGDRRAKQTEDRKQKKESMLGARRGLVMM, from the exons ATGGACTTGGACTCCATGAAATATGCGGAGTTGCGAAGCCTTGCTAAGGAGCTTGGGCTTAAAGCGAACATGAAG GCCGATAAACTCCTCAAAGCCATCAAGCAACATTATCAGCAAGAAAAGAacaaggaggagggagggcag GGACAAGAGAAGGATGCTGCAGTTGTTCAAGAAGACGAAAATGCGACACAAGACAGTACTcaggaaaataaagacacatCTTGCAAGGAAGAAGTTTCCAGCCCCACTGTGTTTGTGAACACACGTCGAGGCAAAGGAAACGGTACCAAGAGAAAGATCTCTGATACTGCATCAGTGACTGAGTGTGATGCCAAGTTACCTCCAAGAGCTGCAGAG GGTGACACTGTGGCTGCATCTATTGAACCCTGTGGTGCTAGGGGTGCTAAGAAGAGAAAAGTGTCCTCTACCAAGGATTCTGACAAAACTGAGCCTCCTAAGGAGCCTCAGGCCACTGGCAGTGAGCAGCAGCCTGACATTAAGGATGAAGCACCTGTGCATAGTGATACAG AAAATGCACCAAAAGTGACCAAAGCTGGTAAAATCCCTCGTTACCAAAGGCTCCAGCAGAAGAACAAGCCGTCGTTGAAGCCTGTCACTCCTA ACTTTAAAAAACTCCACGAGGCACATTTTAACAAGATGGAGTCGATTGACTCGTACGTCCAGCGAAAGACCAAGCAGATGGACACTTACAGAAGTTCAGTTAAAGAACTGAAG aaacttTCAGACAAAACTAaactgcagcaagttgatggcAAAACTCAAGTGGTAAGTATCACCACCTGTTCATCCACAATTGTACAGACACTACAGTTGCAGTATATTAACTACCTTCCAGAGTACACTGAAGGTGATGACCTGTATGCATATATTCTACAGAAGGCAAATCCCAGTCGTGCCTCCATGTTCAGCCCTGTCCTGTTGAATAAGAGAGCAGCTGAGGACAAACGCAGACACACTTTGCTATCAGCCAGTAAAGTTCCTCCAAATAAGCCAGCTGGGAAGGAAGTTGTTTTGTTCAGACCGTCTGTCCTTTCCACTCGCAGGATCAATGTTCG GTTCTCAGAAGTCACTCATGACAATGAGCATAAGAGGTCCTTGCTGAAGACGCCGGCACGAATGTCGCCCTGTGTGACCTCGAGCACCCCACAAAAGCCGACCGCTGATGGAGGAAAGCCCAAAAATGTCAAGACTTCAACTTTCTCTGCAACAAAAACTCCAg GACCATTCATTTTCACCGGCAACACAAGTACTTCAACAACCCCGGGAACACAAAAGTCAAACTTTGATCTGAAGGCGAGTCTGTCTCGTCCCCTCACCTACAAGCCTCATACAG gtAAACTGAAGCCATTTGGAGAGGCCAAAGAAAACACGGCAGGAAACAAGTCGCTGATCTCAAATTCACATcagaaaaattacaaacagCACCAAGTCCAGACAAG GGGGGACAGgagagcaaaacaaacagaagaccGAAAGCAGAAGAAAGAGAGTATGCTTGGGGCAAGAAGAGGCCTTGTCATGATGTAA
- the nusap1 gene encoding nucleolar and spindle-associated protein 1 isoform X2, translating to MDLDSMKYAELRSLAKELGLKANMKADKLLKAIKQHYQQEKNKEEGGQGQEKDAAVVQEDENATQDSTQENKDTSCKEEVSSPTVFVNTRRGKGNGTKRKISDTASVTECDAKLPPRAAEGDTVAASIEPCGARGAKKRKVSSTKDSDKTEPPKEPQATGSEQQPDIKDEAPVHSDTENAPKVTKAGKIPRYQRLQQKNKPSLKPVTPNFKKLHEAHFNKMESIDSYVQRKTKQMDTYRSSVKELKKLSDKTKLQQVDGKTQVKANPSRASMFSPVLLNKRAAEDKRRHTLLSASKVPPNKPAGKEVVLFRPSVLSTRRINVRFSEVTHDNEHKRSLLKTPARMSPCVTSSTPQKPTADGGKPKNVKTSTFSATKTPGPFIFTGNTSTSTTPGTQKSNFDLKASLSRPLTYKPHTGKLKPFGEAKENTAGNKSLISNSHQKNYKQHQVQTRGDRRAKQTEDRKQKKESMLGARRGLVMM from the exons ATGGACTTGGACTCCATGAAATATGCGGAGTTGCGAAGCCTTGCTAAGGAGCTTGGGCTTAAAGCGAACATGAAG GCCGATAAACTCCTCAAAGCCATCAAGCAACATTATCAGCAAGAAAAGAacaaggaggagggagggcag GGACAAGAGAAGGATGCTGCAGTTGTTCAAGAAGACGAAAATGCGACACAAGACAGTACTcaggaaaataaagacacatCTTGCAAGGAAGAAGTTTCCAGCCCCACTGTGTTTGTGAACACACGTCGAGGCAAAGGAAACGGTACCAAGAGAAAGATCTCTGATACTGCATCAGTGACTGAGTGTGATGCCAAGTTACCTCCAAGAGCTGCAGAG GGTGACACTGTGGCTGCATCTATTGAACCCTGTGGTGCTAGGGGTGCTAAGAAGAGAAAAGTGTCCTCTACCAAGGATTCTGACAAAACTGAGCCTCCTAAGGAGCCTCAGGCCACTGGCAGTGAGCAGCAGCCTGACATTAAGGATGAAGCACCTGTGCATAGTGATACAG AAAATGCACCAAAAGTGACCAAAGCTGGTAAAATCCCTCGTTACCAAAGGCTCCAGCAGAAGAACAAGCCGTCGTTGAAGCCTGTCACTCCTA ACTTTAAAAAACTCCACGAGGCACATTTTAACAAGATGGAGTCGATTGACTCGTACGTCCAGCGAAAGACCAAGCAGATGGACACTTACAGAAGTTCAGTTAAAGAACTGAAG aaacttTCAGACAAAACTAaactgcagcaagttgatggcAAAACTCAAGTG AAGGCAAATCCCAGTCGTGCCTCCATGTTCAGCCCTGTCCTGTTGAATAAGAGAGCAGCTGAGGACAAACGCAGACACACTTTGCTATCAGCCAGTAAAGTTCCTCCAAATAAGCCAGCTGGGAAGGAAGTTGTTTTGTTCAGACCGTCTGTCCTTTCCACTCGCAGGATCAATGTTCG GTTCTCAGAAGTCACTCATGACAATGAGCATAAGAGGTCCTTGCTGAAGACGCCGGCACGAATGTCGCCCTGTGTGACCTCGAGCACCCCACAAAAGCCGACCGCTGATGGAGGAAAGCCCAAAAATGTCAAGACTTCAACTTTCTCTGCAACAAAAACTCCAg GACCATTCATTTTCACCGGCAACACAAGTACTTCAACAACCCCGGGAACACAAAAGTCAAACTTTGATCTGAAGGCGAGTCTGTCTCGTCCCCTCACCTACAAGCCTCATACAG gtAAACTGAAGCCATTTGGAGAGGCCAAAGAAAACACGGCAGGAAACAAGTCGCTGATCTCAAATTCACATcagaaaaattacaaacagCACCAAGTCCAGACAAG GGGGGACAGgagagcaaaacaaacagaagaccGAAAGCAGAAGAAAGAGAGTATGCTTGGGGCAAGAAGAGGCCTTGTCATGATGTAA